Proteins co-encoded in one Diaminobutyricimonas sp. LJ205 genomic window:
- a CDS encoding Lrp/AsnC family transcriptional regulator, whose amino-acid sequence MSSKAIGTRAASGRSPHALDEINLKILAELRDDGRISMSALAERVNVSRANVYTRVEQLVADGVITGFSARIDPTKAGLGICALVFISVHPQTWSSFRERIAEMSAIESCRITTGEHDAMLLIRGDEVGAIHDFVIGVLAALPEVKSVETVLVLDEVFQRPYLLPGDLPPREQQSTQLGLTRFTRVSEGRAGLSS is encoded by the coding sequence ATGTCTAGCAAAGCCATCGGCACCCGAGCCGCATCTGGACGATCACCGCATGCACTCGATGAGATCAATCTGAAAATCTTGGCGGAACTCCGAGATGACGGACGGATATCAATGTCCGCCCTGGCGGAGCGCGTGAACGTCTCGCGCGCCAATGTCTACACCCGGGTCGAGCAGCTCGTGGCCGACGGGGTGATCACCGGATTCAGCGCCCGCATCGACCCGACCAAGGCGGGCCTCGGCATCTGCGCCCTCGTGTTCATCTCGGTGCATCCGCAGACCTGGAGCAGCTTTCGCGAGCGCATCGCCGAGATGAGCGCCATCGAGTCGTGCCGCATCACCACAGGCGAGCACGATGCCATGCTGCTCATCCGCGGCGACGAGGTGGGCGCCATCCATGACTTCGTCATCGGCGTGCTCGCCGCCCTGCCCGAGGTCAAGTCGGTCGAGACCGTGCTCGTGCTCGACGAGGTCTTCCAGCGCCCCTACCTGCTGCCAGGCGACCTGCCGCCGCGCGAGCAGCAGTCGACGCAGCTTGGCCTGACCCGGTTCACTCGCGTGAGCGAGGGACGGGCGGGCCTGAGCAGCTGA
- a CDS encoding ABC transporter substrate-binding protein, giving the protein MRTKIRYVATALGLSASLALVGCAATASDGSGSDAPTSIVIDTAFTLETGDPGRNYVPTGYLVSKALYETLLDFDGSDESTPVPGLASYTQNDDATVFTFTLEEGRVFSDGAPITADDVVFSLNRVKGMTESKANFLMAGIEVVKVDDSTVELRTETPSLKLPALMTNPSLAILNSELVIANGGTTDNSDAAEEFLNSTSAGSGPYVLDSLDFESQVVLTENEEYNGPEDIDFTRVVIRSVSESATQKMNLEGGDSQVAVDLSGDQVAGLGDGVNVFSTPSAQTIFLLVNQNADVAGVTANPEFASAVRYALDYPALLELAGAGSEQATGVIPPSFLGALTDGVEQDLDAAKAALEASGYAGETITLEYPNDYPVGGVSFTPLAERVQSQLAAAGISVELAPAPFTTQIDEYVNGREAFSIWFWGPDYADSANFLPFSAGAKVGLRAGWTAEQAPSILELAAAAENATSMDEREGAFSAFAKALQEQGPFVPLIVPGSNIATADYISGVAYNSTWTMDIAELQAK; this is encoded by the coding sequence GTGCGGACCAAAATTCGCTACGTCGCAACAGCCCTTGGGCTGAGCGCGTCCTTGGCCCTCGTGGGTTGCGCCGCAACCGCCTCCGACGGCAGTGGCAGCGACGCCCCGACCAGCATCGTCATCGACACCGCGTTCACGCTCGAGACCGGCGACCCCGGTCGCAACTACGTTCCGACCGGCTACCTGGTGTCGAAGGCTCTCTATGAGACCCTGCTCGACTTCGACGGCTCCGACGAGAGCACCCCGGTCCCCGGACTCGCCAGCTACACGCAGAACGACGACGCGACGGTCTTCACCTTCACGCTCGAAGAGGGCCGCGTGTTCTCCGACGGCGCCCCGATCACCGCTGACGACGTCGTCTTCTCGCTCAACCGCGTCAAGGGCATGACCGAGAGCAAGGCGAACTTCCTCATGGCGGGCATCGAGGTCGTGAAGGTCGACGACAGCACCGTCGAGCTCCGCACCGAGACCCCCTCGCTCAAGCTTCCCGCGCTGATGACCAACCCCTCGCTGGCGATCCTGAACTCGGAGCTCGTCATCGCGAACGGCGGCACCACCGACAACAGCGATGCCGCCGAGGAGTTCCTCAACTCCACGTCGGCCGGTTCCGGACCCTACGTGCTCGACTCACTCGACTTCGAGTCGCAGGTCGTGCTCACTGAGAACGAAGAGTACAACGGGCCTGAGGACATCGACTTCACCCGCGTCGTCATCCGCAGCGTCTCGGAGAGTGCGACCCAGAAGATGAACCTCGAGGGTGGGGACTCGCAGGTGGCCGTCGACTTGAGCGGCGACCAGGTTGCAGGCCTCGGCGACGGCGTGAATGTGTTCTCGACGCCGTCCGCGCAGACCATCTTCCTGCTGGTGAACCAGAATGCCGATGTTGCCGGCGTCACCGCCAACCCCGAGTTTGCCTCGGCCGTGCGCTACGCCCTCGACTACCCGGCGCTGCTCGAACTGGCCGGTGCCGGTTCCGAACAGGCCACGGGCGTCATCCCTCCGTCGTTCCTCGGCGCGCTGACCGACGGTGTCGAGCAGGATCTCGACGCCGCGAAGGCCGCCCTGGAGGCATCCGGCTACGCCGGTGAGACCATCACCCTCGAGTACCCGAACGACTACCCCGTCGGCGGCGTGAGCTTCACCCCGCTCGCCGAGCGTGTGCAGTCGCAGCTGGCTGCCGCCGGCATCTCGGTCGAGCTCGCCCCGGCGCCGTTCACGACGCAGATCGACGAGTACGTCAACGGCCGCGAAGCGTTCAGCATCTGGTTCTGGGGCCCCGACTACGCCGACTCGGCCAACTTCCTGCCGTTCAGCGCCGGCGCGAAGGTCGGCCTGCGTGCCGGCTGGACCGCCGAGCAGGCGCCGTCGATCCTCGAGCTCGCCGCCGCGGCAGAGAACGCCACCAGCATGGACGAGCGTGAGGGCGCGTTCAGCGCCTTCGCAAAGGCCCTGCAGGAGCAGGGACCGTTCGTTCCGCTGATCGTTCCCGGCT